A window of the Tripterygium wilfordii isolate XIE 37 chromosome 12, ASM1340144v1, whole genome shotgun sequence genome harbors these coding sequences:
- the LOC120011350 gene encoding palmitoyl-monogalactosyldiacylglycerol delta-7 desaturase, chloroplastic-like, producing MALVTVTSPLAISKISPNLPREWKRLDIGTACVVFAVHCLSLFAPFQFNWSAFWVAFVLYVITGLLGITLSFHRNLTHRSFKLPKWLEYSFAYCGVQALQGPPIDWVSVHRSHHKFGDSERDPHSPIEGFWYSHMSWLLYRTSISKTCREHNNVGDLKKQPFYRFMQRTHHLHPIALGVLLYALGGFPFFVWGMAVRIVWVWHITWMVNSVCHIWGKQAWKTGDLSRNNWLVAVLSFGEGWHNNHHAFEYSARHGLEWWQLDLTWIVVRLLQAAGLATEVKLPNEMQKQRMALQPLKNC from the exons ATGGCTTTGGTCACGGTAACATCACCATTAGCCATATCCAAAATCTCCCCAAATTTACCTAGAGAATGGAAGAGATTGGATATTGGAACAGCTTGCGTTGTTTTTGCAGTGCATTGTCTTAGTCTTTTTGCGCCGTTTCAATTCAATTGGAGTGCGTTCTGGGTCGCTTTTGTGCTCTATGTGATCACGGGGCTTCTGGGTATTACTCTTTCTTTTCATAGAAATCTTACACACAGGAGTTTCAAGCTCCCCAAATGGCTGGAGTACTCGTTTGCATATTGTGGAGTTCAAGCACTTCAG GGGCCTCCAATTGATTGGGTGAGCGTTCATAGGTCCCATCACAAGTTTGGTGATTCTGAGAGAGACCCACATAGTCCCATTGAAGGCTTTTGGTATAGTCACATGAGTTGGCTCTTGTATAGAACATCTATCAGTAAAACG TGTCGAGAGCATAACAATGTTGGGGACTTGAAGAAGCAGCCATTCTATAGGTTTATGCAAAGAACCCatcatttacatccaattgCATTAGGTGTTCTGCTTTATGCATTGGGAGGTTTTCCCTTCTTTGTGTGGGGAATG GCAGTGAGAATTGTTTGGGTGTGGCACATAACTTGGATGGTAAACTCTGTTTGCCATATATGGGGAAAGCAAGCATGGAAAACTGGAGATTTGTCCCGAAACAATtg GTTGGTGGCAGTGCTTTCATTTGGAGAGGGTTGGCATAATAACCACCATGCCTTTGAGTACTCTGCTCGACACGGCCTCGAATGGTGGCAACTTGACTTGACTTGGATTGTGGTTAGGCTTCTTCAAGCTGCAGGATTGGCCACCGAAGTGAAGCTGCCAAATGAAATGCAAAAACAGAGGATGGCCCTTCAACCATTGAAGAACTGTTAA
- the LOC120010631 gene encoding palmitoyl-monogalactosyldiacylglycerol delta-7 desaturase, chloroplastic-like, with the protein MALVTVTSPLSISKIPPNIPGEWKRLDIGTACVVFAVHCLSLFAPFQFNWSAFWVAFVLYVITGLLGITLSFHRNLTHRSFKLPKWLEYSFAYCGVQALQGPPIDWVSVHKSHHQFGDSERDPHSPIEGFWYSHMGWLLYRTSISKTCREHNNVGDLKKQPFYRFMQRTHHLHPIPLGVLLYALGGFPFLVWGMGVRIVWLWHITWMVNSVCHIWGKQPWKTRDLSRNNWLVVVLSFGEGWHNNHHAFEYSARHGLEWWQLDLTWIVVRLLQAAGLATEVKLPNEMQKQRMALQPLKNC; encoded by the exons ATGGCTTTGGTCACGGTAACATCACCATTATCCATATCCAAAATCCCCCCAAATATACCTGGAGAATGGAAGAGATTGGATATTGGAACAGCTTGCGTTGTTTTTGCAGTGCATTGTCTAAGTCTTTTTGCGCCGTTTCAATTCAATTGGAGTGCGTTCTGGGTCGCTTTTGTGCTCTATGTGATCACGGGGCTTCTGGGTATTACTCTTTCTTTTCATAGAAATCTTACACACAGGAGTTTCAAGCTCCCCAAATGGCTGGAGTACTCGTTTGCATATTGTGGAGTTCAAGCACTTCAG GGGCCTCCAATTGATTGGGTGAGCGTTCATAAGTCCCATCACCAGTTTGGTGATTCTGAGAGAGATCCACATAGCCCCATTGAAGGCTTTTGGTATAGTCACATGGGTTGGCTCTTGTATAGAACATCTATCAGTAAAACG TGTCGAGAGCATAACAATGTTGGGGACTTGAAGAAACAGCCATTCTATAGGTTTATGCAAAGAACCCATCATTTACATCCAATTCCATTAGGTGTTTTGCTTTATGCATTGGGAGGATTTCCCTTCCTTGTGTGGGGAATG GGAGTGAGAATTGTTTGGTTGTGGCACATAACTTGGATGGTAAACTCTGTTTGTCACATATGGGGAAAGCAACCATGGAAAACTCGCGATTTGTCTCGAAACAATtg GTTGGTGGTAGTGCTTTCATTTGGAGAGGGTTGGCATAATAACCACCATGCCTTTGAGTACTCTGCTCGACACGGCCTCGAATGGTGGCAACTTGACTTGACTTGGATTGTGGTTAGGCTTCTTCAAGCTGCAGGATTGGCCACCGAAGTGAAGCTGCCAAATGAAATGCAAAAACAGAGGATGGCCCTTCAACCATTGAAGAACTGTTAA
- the LOC120011234 gene encoding palmitoyl-monogalactosyldiacylglycerol delta-7 desaturase, chloroplastic-like: MALVTVTSPLPKSKISPVMLGEATASDVVGERKRTLFRGREWKRLDIETPFVVCAVHCLSLFAPVQFNWSAFWVAFALSVITGLLGITLSFHRNLSHRSFKLPKWLEYSFAYCGVHALQGHPIDWVNVHRSHHKFGDSERDPHSPIEGFWYSHMSWLLYRKSITKRCREDNNVGDLKKQPFYRFMQRTYNLHAIALGVLLYALGGFPFLVWGMGVRIVYAWHITWMVNSVCHIWGKQAWKTGDLSRNNWLVAVLSFGEGWHNNHHAFEYSARHGLEWWQLDLTWIVVRLLQAAGLATQVKLPNEMQKQRMALQPLKNC, from the exons ATGGCTTTGGTCACGGTCACATCACCATTACCCAAATCCAAAATCTCCCCAGTTATGCTTGGAGAAGCGACGGCGTCAGATGTGGTGGGCGAGAGGAAGAGGACTTTGTTTaggggaagagaatggaagagaTTGGATATTGAAACACCTTTCGTTGTTTGTGCAGTGCATTGTCTTAGTCTTTTTGCGCCGGTTCAGTTCAATTGGAGTGCGTTCTGGGTAGCTTTTGCGCTCTCTGTGATCACAGGGCTTCTGGGTATTACTCTTTCTTTTCATAGAAATCTTTCACACAGGAGTTTCAAGCTCCCCAAATGGCTGGAGTACTCATTTGCATATTGTGGAGTTCATGCACTTCAG GGGCATCCAATTGATTGGGTGAACGTTCATAGGTCCCATCACAAGTTTGGTGATTCTGAGAGAGATCCACATAGTCCCATTGAAGGCTTTTGGTATAGTCACATGAGTTGGCTCTTGTATAGAAAATCTATCACTAAAAGG TGTCGAGAGGATAACAATGTTGGGGACTTGAAGAAGCAGCCATTCTATAGGTTTATGCAAAGAACCTATAATTTACATGCGATTGCATTAGGTGTTTTGCTTTATGCATTGGGAGGGTTTCCCTTCCTTGTGTGGGGAATG GGAGTAAGAATTGTTTATGCGTGGCACATAACTTGGATGGTAAACTCTGTTTGCCACATATGGGGAAAGCAAGCATGGAAAACTGGCGATTTGTCCCGAAACAATtg GTTGGTGGCAGTGCTTTCATTTGGAGAGGGTTGGCATAATAACCACCATGCCTTTGAGTACTCTGCTCGACACGGCCTCGAATGGTGGCAACTTGACTTGACTTGGATTGTGGTTAGGCTTCTTCAAGCTGCAGGATTGGCCACCCAAGTGAAGCTGCCGAATGAAATGCAAAAACAGAGGATGGCCCTTCAACCATTGAAGAACTGTTAA